The genomic segment GTTAAAGTCATTTCAGAAAATCTAACATTTTTTAAACAATCGATTCAAAACGACTTCCATCCCAATGCTTTCATTTCAACCCATTGATCTGCATTGGTGATTAAAGCAGGTTTTTGGCCTTCGTCTCCGACATAACCTATAATGTGAATGTTTTTATTTTGTGTGATTTTATTAAAATCTCCCGGTTTTATGGTAAACAACAGTTCATAATCTTCTCCCCCGTTCAACGCAAGATTTACTGCATGCATGTTTAATTCTTCTGCCACTTTGGCTGTTTGCCAATCAATTGGAATTTTATTTTCATAAATAATCAAGCCTTTTCCGGAGGCCTTTGACAAATGTATGGTTTCACTCGAAAGTCCATCGGAAATATCTATCATCGAAGTAGGAACCACATTTTGATTTTCAAACCATTCCACGATGTCTTTACGCGCTTCCGGTTTTAACTGTCTTTGCAAAACATAATCATATTCCGATAAATCCGGTTGAACTTGTGGATTTTCTAAAAAAATTCTTTTCTCCCGTTCCAACAATTGTAAACCGGCATACGCTGCCCCTAAATCTCCCGTTACACAAACCAAATCATTGGTATTTGCACCCGATCGGTAGGTTATTTTGTTTTTATTGACCCGTCCGGTTACCGTTATACAAAAAAATTGCCCTCCGGACGAAGAGGTAGTGTCGCCTCCGGCAAGCATAACCCCATATTTCTCGCAAGCCATGGCTACCCCTTCGTATATCTCTTCCAATACTTCCACCGACATTCGGTTAGATAAAGCCATTCCTATAGTCATTACTTCAGGTTTGCCATTCATGGCATAAATATCCGAGAAATTCACCACGGCCATTTTGTATCCCAAATGCTTGGGCGGCGTGTACATAAAATCAAAATGTATGTTTTCAGTAAGTATATCGGTGGTAATAAGCAAATACTCATCGCCATTGTCTATCACTGCTGCATCATCACCAACACCTTTTATCAATTTATTACTGCTTACAGGAAAATCCTTGGTTAAACGCTCTATCAATGGAAATTCTCCCAGTTGGTCCAAAGGAGTGACCATTTTATTTTTATCTTCTAACATTTTCGTATTTAAAAAAAATTTTTTAAATTTGTATTTGCGCAACGAAATTAGAAAATTTGGCCGGAAACTTTTTACATACATATCTTAAAAAACGTTTAAGCCTAATTTTTTTATTGATCTCAAGCGTTCTTTTTTCCAATAAAATGAATGCAAACCGCCAAAATATCGGATTGCATCTCAAAAGTTTTGAAGCGGTTTATAATCATGGTAAGGTATATATTTATTGGACCATCACATTCGAAAAAGCGATTAAAAATTATTATATCGAAAGATCCAACGACGGAAAAAATTTTGAAATTATCAAAACCATGCCTGCAGTTGGCGAACTTTCCATAGAATTTGACTATTTTGAAATGGACGAAAACATTTGCAGTGGAAAATACTATTATCGATTGG from the Vicingaceae bacterium genome contains:
- the thiL gene encoding thiamine-monophosphate kinase — encoded protein: MYVKSFRPNFLISLRKYKFKKFFLNTKMLEDKNKMVTPLDQLGEFPLIERLTKDFPVSSNKLIKGVGDDAAVIDNGDEYLLITTDILTENIHFDFMYTPPKHLGYKMAVVNFSDIYAMNGKPEVMTIGMALSNRMSVEVLEEIYEGVAMACEKYGVMLAGGDTTSSSGGQFFCITVTGRVNKNKITYRSGANTNDLVCVTGDLGAAYAGLQLLEREKRIFLENPQVQPDLSEYDYVLQRQLKPEARKDIVEWFENQNVVPTSMIDISDGLSSETIHLSKASGKGLIIYENKIPIDWQTAKVAEELNMHAVNLALNGGEDYELLFTIKPGDFNKITQNKNIHIIGYVGDEGQKPALITNADQWVEMKALGWKSF